One region of gamma proteobacterium HIMB55 genomic DNA includes:
- a CDS encoding choline/carnitine/betaine transport (PFAM: BCCT family transporter~TIGRFAM: choline/carnitine/betaine transport), which yields MTQAVDRVNFVLTLSVMLAMAIPLLLFPEASALALQTAYNFLATELGWLYILTAISAFGAVVFLAFGPYGRVRLGDDKPEFSTTSWIAMLFAAGIGAGMMYWASIEWAFYVDTPPFGAAPRSPEAYVWASSFGLHHWGLVAWSFYCLPTLAIAYPFYARGVSKLKYSISAPHFIKGGEGSIGARLMDSFFMIALVGGIGSSLGFSTPMIAALISRLTGIPVSFGMELVVVAVCVAMFGTSVWLGLKRGIKRLSDFNMVLAFVILVCILLASDTVFLLRMAINSIGHTLQNTVAMMFWTDPINNTGFIEDWTIFYWAWWLAYGPFIGIFVTRISKGRSIREVVLGMLGMGSMGVWLFYLIIGNHSLGLQVSGEVDVLGIMAASDGNQAIIAGLDVLPGASLFIIAFIFLTSIFTATTYDSASYVLSASATKSLKPSEDPARWHRVFWAVAIAILPIGLMYAGGLKTAQTVVLVVSLPLVFTFWLSGISLLKSLKEDHGDTTDNSAS from the coding sequence ATGACGCAGGCTGTAGATCGCGTTAACTTCGTTTTAACCCTTTCGGTCATGTTGGCCATGGCCATACCGCTGCTTCTCTTCCCAGAAGCCAGTGCGCTCGCACTCCAAACGGCCTACAACTTCCTCGCTACCGAGCTGGGTTGGCTGTACATTCTCACGGCGATATCGGCGTTTGGTGCCGTTGTTTTTCTTGCCTTTGGACCTTACGGTCGCGTGCGGCTAGGGGACGATAAACCTGAATTCAGTACAACTAGCTGGATCGCGATGCTGTTTGCCGCCGGTATTGGTGCCGGCATGATGTATTGGGCATCCATTGAATGGGCGTTCTACGTCGATACCCCCCCCTTTGGGGCTGCGCCGCGGTCGCCCGAAGCCTACGTTTGGGCGTCGTCCTTTGGTCTGCATCACTGGGGACTGGTTGCCTGGTCGTTTTATTGCCTGCCGACGCTCGCCATTGCCTACCCCTTTTACGCGCGCGGTGTGTCTAAGCTCAAGTACAGCATCTCAGCACCGCATTTTATTAAGGGCGGTGAGGGATCGATTGGCGCAAGGTTAATGGATAGCTTCTTCATGATCGCTTTGGTCGGTGGGATTGGGAGCTCGCTTGGATTCTCGACACCCATGATTGCCGCGTTGATCTCAAGGCTGACGGGCATTCCCGTCAGTTTTGGTATGGAGTTAGTGGTGGTTGCGGTGTGTGTTGCAATGTTTGGCACCAGCGTTTGGCTTGGACTTAAGCGCGGTATTAAGCGCCTCAGTGATTTTAATATGGTCCTGGCCTTTGTCATTTTGGTCTGCATTCTCCTCGCCAGCGATACCGTCTTCCTATTGCGAATGGCGATCAACTCGATCGGTCACACGCTGCAAAACACCGTAGCGATGATGTTTTGGACTGACCCCATAAACAACACGGGATTCATCGAAGATTGGACGATCTTTTATTGGGCGTGGTGGCTTGCCTACGGTCCCTTCATTGGTATTTTCGTAACCCGTATATCGAAAGGCCGATCGATACGCGAGGTGGTACTCGGCATGTTGGGAATGGGTTCTATGGGCGTGTGGCTGTTCTACCTCATTATCGGTAACCACAGTCTCGGACTGCAGGTGAGTGGTGAGGTGGATGTTCTGGGTATCATGGCTGCGTCCGATGGTAATCAAGCCATTATCGCGGGTCTTGATGTTTTGCCGGGTGCATCGCTGTTCATCATCGCCTTTATTTTCCTAACCAGTATTTTCACGGCAACGACTTACGATAGTGCGTCCTACGTTCTGTCAGCAAGCGCGACTAAATCGCTCAAGCCCTCTGAAGATCCGGCGCGGTGGCATCGTGTTTTCTGGGCGGTTGCGATTGCGATTTTGCCCATTGGATTGATGTATGCCGGTGGTCTCAAAACGGCTCAAACGGTCGTCCTCGTGGTATCGCTGCCACTGGTCTTTACCTTCTGGCTATCCGGTATCTCCCTCCTTAAATCACTTAAGGAAGATCATGGTGATACAACGGACAACTCAGCCTCTTAA
- a CDS encoding carboxylesterase type B (PFAM: Carboxylesterase): MSDQPVAIVMGGASGIGLALLLTIVLAGCDPANKSPVVETANAQYSGLELTGGVQAFLGIPFAKPPIGDLRWERPMPLHGPQGQVDATSFKPACMQTGSGLAWYHGMMSRVGVDPSLMKGPRYSEDCLYLNVWTKGDVSSPKPVLVFIHGGSNKGGWSYEPNYRGEALAARGIIVVTVAYRLGVFGWLSHPDMNIQNAGLHDLIAALDWVGENIAAFGGDPSRIVVSGESAGADNALHLALSPPISGKLAGVIHQSAGWSATSTLSRDTGFTLGRALVAHHLGPDGQFEGLKNIAAEDLLESQTELFSEHYFSPIPDAETLPIPLEDVVEGGTFPKLDLIIGSNRNESLMYLPESARLEDYLEGFFPVESWEDIKQMLGADLSELAQMDRLRSAVQYTCPSLAVASAAHDAGGSAYVYRFDRMREGFDAIGAYHGAELPYVFDTHDAWLPTNDVDLEITEALVDYWIAFMTSGRPGELASSIKRNGTPIAVKGEADREIGEGVEGSEASVAESEAPVSVFWPAWSPSQQSLVVSNEVTAATHPDAELCDFLSATQAASARH, translated from the coding sequence GTGAGCGATCAGCCAGTTGCCATCGTTATGGGCGGTGCATCTGGCATTGGACTGGCCCTGTTGCTGACGATCGTGCTAGCCGGTTGTGACCCCGCGAATAAGTCGCCTGTTGTTGAAACGGCAAATGCTCAGTACTCGGGGCTCGAATTGACTGGAGGCGTTCAGGCGTTTTTAGGTATCCCCTTTGCGAAGCCCCCGATTGGCGATCTGCGTTGGGAGCGCCCTATGCCTCTCCATGGTCCGCAAGGGCAGGTCGATGCCACTAGCTTCAAGCCTGCGTGTATGCAGACGGGGAGTGGCCTTGCTTGGTATCACGGGATGATGTCGCGTGTGGGTGTTGATCCAAGCCTGATGAAGGGCCCGAGGTACTCGGAAGACTGTCTTTACCTCAATGTATGGACGAAGGGTGATGTCTCCTCACCCAAGCCCGTACTCGTATTCATCCACGGTGGCTCGAATAAAGGTGGTTGGAGCTACGAGCCGAACTACCGCGGTGAGGCGCTGGCAGCCCGCGGTATCATCGTGGTAACAGTTGCCTATCGTCTCGGCGTCTTTGGATGGCTGAGCCATCCCGATATGAATATCCAAAACGCGGGGTTACATGATCTCATCGCCGCACTCGATTGGGTGGGCGAAAATATTGCTGCCTTCGGCGGTGATCCCAGCCGTATCGTGGTATCGGGCGAGTCGGCGGGGGCGGATAACGCGCTGCATCTTGCGCTCTCGCCACCCATATCGGGTAAGTTGGCTGGGGTGATTCATCAAAGCGCCGGTTGGTCGGCCACGAGCACGCTCAGTCGAGACACAGGTTTTACGTTAGGGAGGGCCCTAGTTGCGCACCACCTTGGCCCCGACGGTCAATTTGAGGGGTTGAAAAACATAGCGGCTGAGGATTTGCTGGAATCTCAGACCGAGCTCTTCAGCGAGCACTACTTCAGTCCTATTCCTGACGCTGAGACCCTGCCAATTCCATTGGAAGATGTGGTGGAGGGGGGCACCTTTCCCAAGCTAGATCTCATCATTGGTTCAAATCGCAATGAGTCGCTGATGTATCTCCCTGAAAGCGCAAGGCTTGAGGATTATTTGGAAGGTTTTTTCCCAGTTGAGTCGTGGGAAGACATCAAGCAAATGCTTGGCGCTGATCTTTCTGAGTTAGCACAGATGGATCGATTACGCTCCGCCGTCCAGTACACCTGCCCAAGCCTGGCAGTAGCGTCCGCTGCACACGATGCAGGCGGGTCAGCCTATGTTTATCGTTTCGATCGCATGCGTGAGGGTTTCGACGCAATCGGTGCTTATCACGGTGCTGAGCTTCCCTACGTGTTTGATACCCATGACGCTTGGCTACCTACCAATGATGTAGATCTCGAAATCACAGAAGCGCTGGTGGATTATTGGATAGCCTTCATGACGAGCGGCCGTCCTGGTGAATTAGCGTCCTCGATAAAGCGCAATGGAACGCCAATTGCTGTAAAAGGTGAAGCAGACCGTGAAATAGGAGAGGGAGTAGAAGGCAGCGAAGCGAGTGTTGCAGAAAGTGAAGCACCGGTAAGCGTATTTTGGCCGGCCTGGAGTCCAAGCCAGCAGTCGCTCGTGGTCTCAAATGAGGTTACTGCGGCGACACACCCTGATGCTGAGCTCTGCGATTTTCTCAGTGCAACTCAAGCGGCAAGTGCGCGTCACTGA
- a CDS encoding sulfite oxidase-like oxidoreductase (PFAM: Cytochrome c; Mo-co oxidoreductase dimerisation domain; Oxidoreductase molybdopterin binding domain), translating into MNLIGPNTSRRSALKLLAATAVALPNLAWSAIQPLLPAGKRRANFIEHNDLPLALETARDAYGQGPITPISQFFVRNNLPMPDSEIVADPNTWAVRVTGCQSGGELTLADLKLLPTKTVASVLQCSGNGRAFFDHKPSGSPWAVGAAGCALWTGVSVADVFAQFGGPIDGRTYLTGTGGEPLPAGIDPQTVAVERSVPLAKGLEDCLLVWEMNGEPLPLVHGGPVRLLVPGYFGVNNVKWLRTLAAATHESPNKIQQSGYRMRPVGESGNASHPSMYRMPVKSWINSPAADGQPIAPGQHRIFGVAFSGERGVERVEVSTDGGKHWQEASLYGPDLGVNGWRTFSLDSELNDGQHQLVSRATDTRGDIQPADFPPNQRGYGHNGWRDHGLSISVSETASSSMAPEKSADGKAFALAAGSVAGTSTTSASAVSHMDSTNLQKDRASEPSLGYQLFNNAAQPPCAACHSLKAAGAKGVVGPNLDELRPDAQRIRTALAQGVGAMPAYADQLSDAEVTALVAFITSTQ; encoded by the coding sequence ATGAATTTGATTGGCCCTAACACCTCTCGCCGCTCGGCGCTTAAGCTGCTGGCGGCGACCGCGGTTGCACTACCCAATCTCGCTTGGAGTGCCATTCAGCCACTACTGCCAGCGGGTAAGCGTCGCGCGAACTTTATTGAACACAATGACTTGCCACTAGCGCTTGAAACTGCCCGAGACGCCTACGGGCAGGGACCCATTACACCCATCAGCCAGTTCTTCGTGCGCAATAACCTGCCGATGCCCGATTCCGAGATTGTTGCCGACCCCAATACATGGGCTGTCAGAGTGACAGGCTGTCAGTCCGGGGGTGAGCTGACACTTGCCGACCTAAAATTATTACCCACCAAAACAGTCGCCTCAGTCTTGCAATGCTCTGGAAACGGGCGCGCTTTCTTCGATCACAAACCGTCGGGCTCGCCGTGGGCTGTGGGTGCTGCCGGTTGTGCGCTCTGGACTGGAGTGAGCGTTGCTGATGTCTTCGCGCAGTTTGGTGGACCGATCGACGGTAGGACTTATCTGACCGGGACAGGCGGTGAGCCTCTGCCCGCAGGAATAGACCCGCAAACTGTTGCTGTAGAGCGATCAGTACCCTTAGCAAAAGGCCTTGAAGACTGTTTGCTCGTCTGGGAGATGAACGGTGAGCCACTACCGCTCGTTCACGGCGGTCCCGTTCGGCTTCTGGTGCCGGGTTATTTCGGTGTGAACAATGTGAAATGGTTGAGAACACTCGCTGCAGCCACCCATGAATCACCGAACAAAATCCAGCAATCGGGCTATCGAATGAGGCCCGTTGGGGAGAGTGGCAATGCGAGCCACCCTTCGATGTATCGCATGCCGGTAAAGTCATGGATAAACAGTCCCGCCGCAGACGGTCAGCCCATCGCTCCAGGACAACATCGGATCTTTGGTGTCGCTTTTTCAGGCGAGCGCGGCGTTGAGCGAGTGGAAGTTTCAACAGACGGCGGAAAACATTGGCAAGAGGCCAGTCTCTACGGGCCTGATTTAGGCGTAAACGGCTGGCGAACTTTCTCTTTGGATAGTGAACTGAATGATGGGCAACACCAACTGGTAAGTCGTGCCACCGATACCCGCGGCGATATACAGCCCGCTGACTTCCCGCCTAATCAACGGGGTTATGGACACAACGGTTGGCGGGACCATGGTTTATCGATAAGTGTCAGCGAAACAGCTAGCAGCTCTATGGCCCCCGAGAAATCGGCAGATGGAAAAGCCTTTGCGTTGGCAGCTGGGAGTGTGGCGGGGACCTCAACCACCTCCGCCAGTGCAGTAAGTCATATGGACTCGACAAATTTGCAGAAAGATCGTGCTTCAGAACCAAGCTTGGGCTACCAACTTTTTAATAACGCTGCTCAGCCACCATGCGCCGCTTGTCATAGCTTGAAAGCCGCGGGTGCTAAGGGTGTGGTTGGTCCTAATCTTGATGAGCTGAGACCCGATGCTCAACGCATAAGAACCGCACTCGCTCAAGGTGTTGGCGCGATGCCGGCCTATGCTGATCAGCTCAGCGATGCAGAGGTCACCGCGCTGGTGGCGTTCATTACCTCGACTCAGTGA
- a CDS encoding putative threonine efflux protein (PFAM: LysE type translocator), which yields MDVYLALWAFIFAMVATPGPANMLLMTAGAQQGYVRTLTFIGGLLAGKLALNLALAFGLMQVIDANPDIKNVFVFVSAAYMAYLALRNWTPPSASSSQTRFSFWAGAIVHPLSPKTWMMATLALSQFGDGFETDLERMLVVPVSFLAAQLCFHSLWCLAGAALSRALDQNLVVHRALILLTLGVIVWAVLQ from the coding sequence ATGGACGTCTACCTCGCCCTCTGGGCCTTTATCTTCGCGATGGTTGCAACGCCCGGACCCGCCAATATGCTCCTGATGACAGCAGGAGCACAGCAAGGGTACGTGAGAACCCTTACCTTCATTGGAGGCCTCCTCGCAGGAAAGCTTGCATTGAATCTCGCTCTTGCTTTTGGACTGATGCAAGTTATCGACGCAAACCCAGACATCAAGAATGTCTTCGTCTTTGTCTCTGCGGCCTATATGGCCTACCTAGCACTTCGCAACTGGACACCACCATCCGCCTCATCATCACAGACTCGCTTTTCGTTCTGGGCAGGAGCGATTGTGCATCCACTTAGTCCAAAAACCTGGATGATGGCGACTCTCGCGCTGTCGCAATTTGGTGACGGCTTTGAAACCGATCTGGAACGTATGCTTGTCGTCCCGGTCAGTTTTCTGGCAGCTCAACTATGCTTTCACTCGTTGTGGTGTCTCGCAGGCGCCGCTCTTAGTCGTGCCCTCGATCAGAATCTCGTCGTCCATCGAGCATTGATTTTATTAACGCTCGGCGTCATCGTGTGGGCCGTCTTACAGTAA
- a CDS encoding acyl-CoA dehydrogenase (PFAM: Acyl-CoA dehydrogenase, C-terminal domain; Acyl-CoA dehydrogenase, middle domain; Acyl-CoA dehydrogenase, N-terminal domain), whose product MDLSYGAEYDAFREEVRSFIRENKDKQPVAGDGIKSQAMRDWQAVLIKNGYHSRTIPSEYGGYGAEPDIIKSRIIAEEFGAERMHRGFNGQGVTMLTPVLLEMGTEEQKKAFVEPTIRAEMIWCQGYSEPGAGSDLASLTTKAELDGDEWVINGQKIWTSTAHHADWIFCLVRTEPDAPKHLGISFLLFRMDTPGIEIRPLVDMTGDANFNEVFFTDVRVPKHQIVGERGQGWQVANAILGHERGSLATPDAAMNRLNGVKRLMREESINGEAIIDNPVFRDRLLKLEGRVLAMQYNDMRLLSAKINRNQDVRLASMIVKLIGTELRHEIECLGIDVMGEIGLSYGDNPHVRGRGSWQYQYMFYLGLIIGGGTSQIQKNIISERGLGMPKEPKIPAAGAK is encoded by the coding sequence ATGGATTTATCGTACGGTGCGGAGTACGACGCTTTTCGGGAGGAAGTGCGTTCGTTCATTCGGGAAAACAAAGATAAGCAGCCCGTAGCTGGAGATGGCATCAAAAGCCAAGCCATGCGCGATTGGCAGGCAGTCCTTATTAAAAATGGCTATCACAGCCGCACGATCCCAAGCGAATACGGTGGCTATGGCGCCGAGCCAGACATCATCAAATCCCGAATCATTGCTGAAGAGTTTGGTGCGGAGCGCATGCACCGTGGCTTCAATGGTCAGGGTGTGACGATGTTGACGCCTGTTCTACTCGAGATGGGCACGGAGGAGCAGAAGAAGGCTTTTGTCGAACCGACAATTCGTGCGGAGATGATCTGGTGCCAGGGTTATTCCGAGCCAGGTGCCGGAAGTGACCTAGCGAGTCTCACTACTAAAGCCGAGCTTGATGGTGATGAATGGGTCATCAACGGACAGAAAATCTGGACCAGTACAGCTCATCATGCCGACTGGATCTTTTGCCTGGTTCGCACCGAACCCGATGCGCCTAAGCATTTAGGCATTTCGTTCTTACTATTCCGCATGGACACACCGGGCATTGAAATCAGACCGCTCGTTGATATGACCGGTGACGCCAATTTCAACGAAGTTTTTTTTACAGACGTGCGGGTGCCGAAGCATCAAATCGTTGGGGAACGCGGTCAGGGCTGGCAAGTGGCAAACGCTATATTGGGGCACGAGCGCGGATCGCTGGCGACGCCAGATGCGGCAATGAATCGCTTGAACGGGGTAAAGCGCCTGATGCGGGAAGAGAGCATTAACGGGGAAGCGATTATTGATAACCCTGTCTTTCGCGATCGTCTCCTGAAACTTGAGGGACGCGTACTCGCCATGCAGTACAACGACATGCGCTTGCTCTCGGCCAAAATCAATCGCAACCAGGATGTTCGCCTTGCCAGCATGATCGTGAAGCTGATTGGCACCGAGCTGCGTCATGAGATCGAATGCCTGGGCATCGACGTCATGGGTGAGATCGGTCTTAGCTACGGCGACAATCCACACGTGCGTGGTCGCGGTTCATGGCAGTACCAATACATGTTCTATCTTGGGCTGATCATTGGCGGTGGCACCTCGCAAATTCAGAAAAATATTATTAGCGAGCGGGGATTGGGCATGCCGAAAGAGCCAAAGATTCCGGCCGCGGGCGCCAAGTAG
- a CDS encoding acyl-CoA dehydrogenase (PFAM: Acyl-CoA dehydrogenase, C-terminal domain; Acyl-CoA dehydrogenase, N-terminal domain), with the protein MEFGLSQDQLLLDDSVRKYLSSEVSIDVVRKIASGEQSDSDIWRGLAEMGLAGIIIPEAHGGAELGMLDAMAIAEALGYAACPGPFLSTAIMSAHLLNQAGATDPLAGMASGDYRVGIAFSDFVGSRKGAVTESDAKLSGRSLYALDATADAYLVALADGRIYMVESEHLGRKLLTSIDSTRSVCELNFDQTPACLVTDDAQLVRDTLYRGRAIQAADTLGAAQYMLDQAVAYSLDRKQFNRAIGSFQAVKHMCAEMASQLEPCRAFSWYAGHAFDESTEDAAETACHAKAHLSEVGQFVAKTSTEVHGGMGFTDLVGLHYWFKRIGFNRQLLGSPEAVRHEVAVLQGLCEA; encoded by the coding sequence ATGGAATTTGGATTATCACAAGATCAACTGCTCCTCGATGACAGCGTTAGAAAGTATTTATCCTCCGAGGTGTCCATCGACGTCGTGAGAAAGATTGCCTCGGGCGAACAATCTGATAGCGACATTTGGCGTGGTCTCGCGGAAATGGGTTTGGCTGGCATCATCATTCCAGAAGCCCATGGCGGTGCAGAGCTAGGTATGCTGGACGCGATGGCGATTGCAGAGGCGCTGGGTTACGCCGCTTGTCCCGGGCCGTTCTTAAGTACCGCTATCATGTCCGCACATCTGCTCAACCAGGCGGGTGCCACTGATCCGCTCGCGGGGATGGCAAGTGGCGACTACCGAGTGGGTATTGCCTTCAGTGACTTTGTTGGTAGCAGAAAAGGCGCGGTTACAGAGTCGGACGCCAAACTCAGTGGTCGGAGTTTGTATGCCCTCGACGCCACTGCAGATGCCTATTTAGTGGCTCTAGCGGACGGTCGGATCTACATGGTTGAGAGCGAGCATCTTGGCCGAAAGTTGCTCACTTCCATTGATAGCACTCGCAGCGTTTGTGAACTAAATTTCGATCAGACCCCGGCTTGTCTTGTTACAGACGATGCGCAGTTGGTGCGAGACACGCTTTATCGCGGGCGTGCTATTCAGGCAGCCGACACGTTGGGAGCTGCGCAGTACATGCTTGATCAAGCGGTGGCGTATTCACTGGATCGAAAGCAGTTCAATCGCGCGATTGGTTCATTTCAGGCGGTGAAGCATATGTGTGCAGAGATGGCCTCGCAGTTGGAGCCCTGTCGTGCCTTTTCCTGGTATGCGGGACATGCGTTTGACGAGTCAACGGAAGATGCGGCGGAGACCGCCTGTCATGCCAAGGCGCACCTTTCAGAGGTCGGTCAGTTTGTCGCGAAAACAAGCACTGAAGTTCACGGCGGCATGGGCTTTACTGACTTAGTGGGCCTGCACTATTGGTTTAAGCGGATTGGTTTCAATCGACAGCTTTTGGGTTCACCCGAGGCGGTTCGCCATGAGGTGGCAGTGCTTCAAGGGCTCTGCGAGGCTTAG
- a CDS encoding carboxylesterase type B (PFAM: Carboxylesterase), with amino-acid sequence MRHKNAKTPAKLLGASILFALVSQLAACGGTPDDPSVVELGVKQLTEGQVTGIPSPYDESITVYRGLPYAAPPVGDLRWRAPQAPADWPGVISADTFADSCYQPRHSSTFVWRREDFPVSEDCLYLNVWTSATEDKKPVMVWFHGGSHVSGQGHSLIFDGTTLAQHDVVVVTINYRLGPLGFLAHPWLSDEASTATEESTSGNYGLMDKIAALQWVNRNIASLGGDPNNVTIFGQSAGSQSVCSLMTAPAAQGLFHKAIGQSAACVNQLTKADAKGYERGQALVEALGATSIDGLRDADPDALLEAMAASDWESGSRIVIDGVVLPRWPDEAYAAGEQSKIPLMLGFLANEGYELFPVNNALTEAELEGFLAYVGGDRADELVGEYDAENMSPGELQHAISTDLFMAFGKRQWASYHADAGQETFLYFMDHVPPSFHIYMPDQPFLELEGGPRSGGAYHSGDLAYVFGTVDKVGYDWNEADRKVSAQIVDHWTQFAKTGNPNVVGSSDWQAFNTEDLHTRVINTTPTTVGGVRNTIMSIFSGAE; translated from the coding sequence GTGAGACATAAAAATGCAAAAACCCCAGCGAAGTTACTCGGTGCGTCGATACTTTTTGCTCTGGTCTCTCAGCTAGCCGCCTGCGGGGGCACTCCCGATGATCCGTCTGTTGTAGAACTCGGCGTAAAGCAACTCACCGAGGGACAAGTAACGGGGATCCCATCGCCTTACGATGAGTCGATTACGGTTTACCGCGGACTCCCTTACGCAGCACCACCGGTTGGTGATTTGCGCTGGCGTGCACCTCAGGCGCCGGCTGATTGGCCGGGGGTCATATCGGCTGATACTTTCGCTGATAGCTGTTACCAGCCGCGTCATTCGTCGACCTTTGTATGGCGCCGCGAGGACTTCCCCGTCTCCGAGGACTGTCTCTACCTCAATGTTTGGACGTCCGCGACTGAGGATAAAAAGCCCGTTATGGTTTGGTTTCACGGCGGTTCGCACGTAAGTGGGCAGGGGCACTCGTTGATTTTTGACGGCACTACGCTCGCTCAGCATGACGTCGTGGTGGTCACCATTAATTATCGCTTGGGCCCACTGGGCTTCCTGGCGCATCCGTGGCTATCTGATGAAGCTTCCACGGCCACCGAAGAGAGCACGTCTGGAAACTACGGATTGATGGATAAAATTGCCGCGCTTCAGTGGGTGAATCGCAACATTGCATCACTCGGCGGTGACCCTAACAACGTGACTATCTTCGGGCAGTCTGCAGGTTCCCAGAGCGTGTGCTCGCTGATGACTGCACCTGCGGCTCAAGGACTCTTTCACAAAGCCATTGGTCAGTCGGCGGCCTGTGTAAACCAGCTAACCAAAGCCGATGCTAAGGGCTACGAGCGCGGTCAGGCGCTGGTTGAGGCTCTGGGTGCTACGTCCATCGATGGTCTAAGAGACGCAGATCCTGATGCGCTGCTTGAGGCCATGGCAGCCTCAGATTGGGAGTCTGGCAGTCGCATTGTGATAGACGGTGTTGTATTGCCCCGATGGCCCGATGAGGCCTACGCGGCAGGCGAGCAGAGCAAAATACCGCTGATGCTCGGTTTTCTTGCCAATGAAGGGTATGAGCTGTTCCCGGTTAACAACGCGCTTACTGAGGCTGAGTTGGAAGGGTTTCTGGCCTATGTGGGTGGTGATCGAGCCGATGAACTTGTTGGGGAGTATGACGCCGAGAACATGAGTCCGGGCGAGCTGCAGCATGCCATTTCTACGGATCTATTTATGGCCTTTGGTAAACGGCAGTGGGCGTCGTATCACGCGGACGCGGGCCAGGAGACCTTCCTCTATTTTATGGACCATGTACCACCGTCGTTTCACATCTACATGCCCGACCAACCGTTCTTAGAACTCGAGGGCGGACCGCGAAGCGGTGGCGCCTATCACTCAGGGGATTTGGCCTATGTGTTTGGCACCGTAGACAAGGTGGGATATGACTGGAATGAGGCTGACCGCAAGGTATCCGCCCAGATCGTGGATCACTGGACGCAATTTGCGAAGACAGGAAACCCCAATGTCGTAGGTTCATCGGATTGGCAGGCATTCAATACCGAAGACCTTCACACTCGCGTTATTAATACGACACCAACAACAGTGGGAGGTGTTCGAAACACCATCATGTCAATTTTTAGCGGTGCTGAGTGA